Proteins from one Cryptomeria japonica chromosome 4, Sugi_1.0, whole genome shotgun sequence genomic window:
- the LOC131875118 gene encoding uncharacterized protein LOC131875118, with protein sequence MPLLAKPWHIDFNPLSEKFNKIQVWVRLPYHPLHLWADSLFEEIGDAIGSFIMVDNDSFELYHTTFARILVELEVSKGLLAEIAINSSLGSWVQSLDYEGIPFRCRRCFKTDHVLGNCGLAKKNLVASWWLRASFQHYTVKKSSETFNESLGVGVSALPGSDYLLAMNSSDTTTDVPVIKDVKQVVVSSTENGLLSPTLPVVSQCVGTTFAPFVGCDSVPATIVAPSADTLFSSPERLVLGPSDWIVVETKVEEGWITVKGTHSKTSTPSFDMTIRSHKANCKS encoded by the coding sequence atGCCGCTTTTGGCCAAACCTTGGCACATTGATTTTAACCCCCTTTCTGAGAAGTTCAACAAAATTCAAGTCTGGGTTAGGCTTCCTTACCATCCCCTCCACTTGTGGGCTGATTCTCTCtttgaggagattggtgatgctattgggagcttcattatggtggataatgaTTCCTTTGAGCTTTACCATACTACTTTTGCTCGCATCCTAGTTGAGCTAGAAGTTTCTAAAGGACTGCTAGCGGAGATTGCCATTAATTCCTCTCTTGGCAGTTGGGTCCAATCTCTGGATTACGAAGGTATTCCTTTTAGGTGTCGTAGATGCTTTAAAACCGATCATGTGCTTGGGAATTGTGGGCTTGCGAAGAAAAATCTTGTTGCCTCATGGTGGTTGAGGGCTTCTTTCCAGCATTACACGGTTAAGAAATCTTCGGAGACTTTTAATGAATCATTGGGTGTTGGGGTTTCTGCTTTGCCTGGCTCGGATTATTTATTGGCAATGAATTCTTCGGACACCACTACGGATGTTCCTGTGATTAAAGATGTTAAACAAGTTGTTGTCTCTTCTActgaaaatggtttgttgtctccTACCCTGCCGGTTGTTTCACAATGTGTTGGCACAACTTTTGCCCCATTTGTTGGTTGTGATTCTGTGCCCGCAACGATTGTCGCTCCCTCTGCTGACACTCTTTTTTCCAGTCCGGAAAGATTGGTGTTGGGCCCTTCGGATTGGATAGTCGTGGAAACTAAAGTTGAAGAAGGATGGATTACTGTAAAGGGGACACATTCAAAGACGTCCacgccttcttttgatatgactatTCGTTCCCATAAGGCCAATTGCAAATCTTGA